The following are encoded in a window of Peromyscus maniculatus bairdii isolate BWxNUB_F1_BW_parent chromosome X, HU_Pman_BW_mat_3.1, whole genome shotgun sequence genomic DNA:
- the Dgat2l6 gene encoding diacylglycerol O-acyltransferase 2-like protein 6 isoform X2, whose protein sequence is MVFLSRLDLQEGLRTLSVLQWIPLYVILDGRRSAWVRNWTLWKYFQSYFPVKLVKTHDLSPKHNYIVVNHPHGVFSFGAFINFATEATGFSRIFPSITPFLATLEGIFWIPIVREYVMSMGICPVSELALKHKLMQRGSGNAVIIVVGGASEALLCRPGVSTIYLKNHKGFVKLALKTGAYIVPSYTFGENEVYNQETFPEGTWLRFFQKNFQKIGKKILGINFCTFHGRGFTRGSWGFLPFNHPITTVVGEPLTVPKIHDPDKETVAKYMELYISALRKLFDQHKAEYGFSETQELTII, encoded by the exons aTGGTAGGCGTTCAGCTTGGGTACGAAACTGGACCCTCTGGAAGTATTTCCAAAGCTACTTCCCAGTAAAG CTGGTGAAGACCCATGACCTTTCTCCCAAGCACAACTACATCGTTGTCAACCACCCCCATGGCGTTTTCTCTTTTGGTGCCTTCATCAACTTTGCTACTGAGGCCACTGGCTTTTCCAGGATTTTCCCATCTATCACTCCCTTTTTAGCAACCTTGGAAGGGATCTTCTGGATCCCTATTGTGCGAGAGTATGTAATGTCCATGG GTATATGTCCGGTGAGTGAGTTGGCCCTGAAGCACAAGCTGATGCAGAGAGGCTCAGGCAATGCTGTGATCATTGTGGTGGGTGGAGCTTCTGAAGCCCTCTTGTGCCGCCCAGGAGTCTCCACAATCTACCTCAAAAATCATAAAGGTTTTGTGAAGCTAGCACTGAAGACAGG GGCATACATTGTCCCTTCTTACACCTTTGGTGAGAATGAGGTTTACAACCAAGAGACCTTCCCTGAAGGCACATGGCTAAGGTTCTTCCAAAAAAACTTCCAGAAAATTGGCAAAAAAATCCTAGGCATAAATTTCTGTACTTTCCATGGCAGGGGCTTCACTCGGGGATCCTGGGGCTTTTTGCCTTTCAATCATCCAATTACCACCGTTG TTGGTGAACCCCTGACAGTCCCCAAGATCCATGATCCTGACAAGGAGACAGTGGCAAAGTACATGGAACTTTACATCAGTGCCCTGCGCAAGCTGTTTGACCAACACAAAGCTGAATATGGCTTCTCGGAGACCCAGGAGCTGACAATTATATAA
- the Dgat2l6 gene encoding diacylglycerol O-acyltransferase 2-like protein 6 isoform X1 gives MVFLSRLDLQEGLRTLSVLQWIPLYVILGAIPILGIPYVLLFSSLWPLSVLSLAWLLYDWNTHSRDGRRSAWVRNWTLWKYFQSYFPVKLVKTHDLSPKHNYIVVNHPHGVFSFGAFINFATEATGFSRIFPSITPFLATLEGIFWIPIVREYVMSMGICPVSELALKHKLMQRGSGNAVIIVVGGASEALLCRPGVSTIYLKNHKGFVKLALKTGAYIVPSYTFGENEVYNQETFPEGTWLRFFQKNFQKIGKKILGINFCTFHGRGFTRGSWGFLPFNHPITTVVGEPLTVPKIHDPDKETVAKYMELYISALRKLFDQHKAEYGFSETQELTII, from the exons GAGCTATTCCCATCTTGGGTATACCCTATGTCCTGCTGTTCAGTAGCTTATGGCCCTTATCTGTGCTCTCCTTAGCCTGGCTTCTCTATGACTGGAACACCCACAGTCGAG aTGGTAGGCGTTCAGCTTGGGTACGAAACTGGACCCTCTGGAAGTATTTCCAAAGCTACTTCCCAGTAAAG CTGGTGAAGACCCATGACCTTTCTCCCAAGCACAACTACATCGTTGTCAACCACCCCCATGGCGTTTTCTCTTTTGGTGCCTTCATCAACTTTGCTACTGAGGCCACTGGCTTTTCCAGGATTTTCCCATCTATCACTCCCTTTTTAGCAACCTTGGAAGGGATCTTCTGGATCCCTATTGTGCGAGAGTATGTAATGTCCATGG GTATATGTCCGGTGAGTGAGTTGGCCCTGAAGCACAAGCTGATGCAGAGAGGCTCAGGCAATGCTGTGATCATTGTGGTGGGTGGAGCTTCTGAAGCCCTCTTGTGCCGCCCAGGAGTCTCCACAATCTACCTCAAAAATCATAAAGGTTTTGTGAAGCTAGCACTGAAGACAGG GGCATACATTGTCCCTTCTTACACCTTTGGTGAGAATGAGGTTTACAACCAAGAGACCTTCCCTGAAGGCACATGGCTAAGGTTCTTCCAAAAAAACTTCCAGAAAATTGGCAAAAAAATCCTAGGCATAAATTTCTGTACTTTCCATGGCAGGGGCTTCACTCGGGGATCCTGGGGCTTTTTGCCTTTCAATCATCCAATTACCACCGTTG TTGGTGAACCCCTGACAGTCCCCAAGATCCATGATCCTGACAAGGAGACAGTGGCAAAGTACATGGAACTTTACATCAGTGCCCTGCGCAAGCTGTTTGACCAACACAAAGCTGAATATGGCTTCTCGGAGACCCAGGAGCTGACAATTATATAA